tttatttatctaactaaaccatgaaatatgtactatgtataatagtaaaatatcaaactatcaagtgattttactattgtaaatcatcatgtgattttgagctaaaaacgacatagaaatcacatagctcaaaagcatgtttcaataaataatcatccgtactagttgaccttgcttacgtgatcatctcgacaagcatttctccaccggacgacaccgtacttgcccaaggaagagctccgattctacgagaaagggaacacggtcttccacgaccgttgccgctctccctcgtagaatcaaagctcctccttgatgtccgttaccgctcggcagagaacatgctcgccgagatgaacacggtccgcaagttcaactagtacgaattttctataattttctaactatttactaagtttttcatttcatggaaaatttaattctaaaaaataaaaggcatgatttctaagtatttcatttcatggaaaaaataattctaagtgacctgctcgatatcggcgagctcgcgggcgtttaggttgtcgaggatagtaacatttgtagatgacatttataggtctgaagttatcaaatatccattaaattatagctcaaaaacatgtttcaataaataaccatccatactagttgaccttgcttacgtgatcatctcggcgagcatttctccaccggacgacaccgtacttggccaaggaagagctccgattctacgagaaagggaacacggtcttccacgaccgttgccgctctccctcatagaatcaaagctcctccttgacgtccgttaccgctcggcagagaacatgctcgccgagctgaacacggtccgcaagttcaactagtacggattttctacaattttctaactattttctaagtttttcatttcatggaaaaattaattataAGATCatgtaagccgccggggacgaggatggcgcgtgctccagtgaGGACGAGCGAGGAcgtgcaaatcatcatgtgattttgagctaaaaatgacatataaaatcataataaagttcaacatataaagttacacatgcatctacatcacaaaatgagataagctactgataaaacataagaagattaagtttgttacctccaacatcgaagagcaacactaatggagggggagagagcaagaacaacagcaagctgaagaacagaggtagtgagtttgaatggaatggctcgggctcggggaggaagaaatgagttggattataggccgggataattagtcccggttaaggggccaaaccgggactaaagattaatctttattcctggGGCATCACCTAAACCGGAACTaaaaactttagtcccggttggtaataccagccgggactaaagatccctaccctgcggacgaccgttgggcagggacctattaccaaccgggactaaaaggtcctttagtcccaggagcaaaaaatgccgaggctaataccaaattggaacatcgttctaaagtctgttctctagtagtgtcggGATCTTTGGTGTGGCGATGGCGTTCAACCATTCCTGGGTGGTCTTGGCAGCGCTGCTGCTCTTGTACGCCCTCGGCGGCGGGTGCCCGGAGACGTGGAGTGGGTTCTCTGTGTCGGCGTTCGTGGACTTTAAGGAGTTTGTTACGTTGTCTGCGTCCTCGGGTGTCATGGTGTCAAGGAGTTTGTTAAACACGGTTCCTTCCTTATTGTTTACAAGTGTGAGAGTAGCCAATGAACTCGGGGCGGCCAATGGAAATGGTGCAAGATTTGCGACAATCGTGTCAACAGCAATATCCTTTCTGATCAGCGTCTTCGCTAGTTTTCTGGCACTGATTTTCCACAACAAGCTGGCTAtgatcttctcatcaagtggggCTGTGATAGATGCAGTGGATAAGATTTCCGTTCTGCTGGCCCTCACCATCCTTCTGAATGGGATCCAACCCGTGCTCTCTGGTATGCCCTCCGAAATAAGACATAAATATACATGGTGGTGTAACGCTTGATTTAGAGTAATTTATTTATGGGTTTTACCTTGGCATAAGAAAAATTTTCCTTAGGAAGATAGCCATAATTTCTTGATTCTTGTTACAATTGCAGGAGTTGCTATTGGTTCAGGGTGGCAAGCTCAAGTTGCTTATGTAAATGTTGGAAGTTACTACTTGATTGGCGTTCCTCTTGGTGTTCTGCTGGGATGGCGTTTCAACTACGGCGTCCCTGTATGCATATCTGTACAAGTACAAAATATTGTTGAACAACATGGGATTTATGTGTTCTAGTACTTAGTCTGCAATTTGTGTAGGGCATCTGGGCCGGGATGATCAGTGGCACAACAATGCAGACTCTAATTCTGGCACTGATCACCCTTCGATGCGATTGGAATAAGGAGGttctgttttttttcttctctttaacATTATTGCCATAAACTCATTTCGCACTACATGATGGATCTTGGGTTCAGATGACTCCCTGGTGACTCCCTGGCCTGGCCATTTTTAATCACTTCTCAGGGGGTTGCCAGATGTGCTGAAGTCTTTCGGTTTGCAGGCACTGAAAGCTGGTAACAGAGTGCGGCAATCGAGTAGCACCAAGTGAGCTTGGAGCCTTTATTATGCCATGATACGGAAGTAACGACATTTATTCGCTGGAGGCCTTATTTAGTTGGTGAAATTATTTATTCGCTGGAGGCCTTATTTAGTTGGTGAATTTTTTTGGGAaatgttactgtagcattttcattattatttggtaattagtgtccaatcatagtctaattagcttaaaagattcgtctcgtgaatttcgtctaaactgtgtaattagttttattttttatttatatttaatgcttcatgcatgcgtccaaagattcgacgtgacgaagaatcttgaaaaa
Above is a genomic segment from Miscanthus floridulus cultivar M001 chromosome 3, ASM1932011v1, whole genome shotgun sequence containing:
- the LOC136544187 gene encoding protein DETOXIFICATION 27-like — its product is MALHFSSRAAGSVSMYFLPSHFVYAVHLPVMTFLQCLRKNWVPAVATAVVFSVHIAATWLLVNCHGVGIFGVAMAFNHSWVVLAALLLLYALGGGCPETWSGFSVSAFVDFKEFVTLSASSGVMVSRSLLNTVPSLLFTSVRVANELGAANGNGARFATIVSTAISFLISVFASFLALIFHNKLAMIFSSSGAVIDAVDKISVLLALTILLNGIQPVLSGVAIGSGWQAQVAYVNVGSYYLIGVPLGVLLGWRFNYGVPGIWAGMISGTTMQTLILALITLRCDWNKEALKAGNRVRQSSSTK